In Brevinematales bacterium, the genomic stretch ACAACATTAAATCCAATAAATCTACTTTTCTCCCCATAATACCTTAACTTAGACAAGTTTTCAAATATACTGTCATAAGATTTCTTAACTAGTGTCAAATTACCTTCTTTTATTCCCTTTTCTATATTCTTTTTCTCATTAATCAACCACTTATCAGATAAAAGATACTGATCGTTCTTTGGAACAACTAAATTACCCTTACCATATAGGTACCTATATAGAATTAAAAAAAGGTAATCAATATCTCTAGAGAGAGATAATTTTTTCTCATCTAAAACATCTTTGTATTTGTTTAAAAGCAATTCATACAGTCTATCCCTTTCACCCTCGCTTGATCCTTGAGAATACAATTTTTTAAGAATCCTATCAAAATCTTCATTCAAACTTATCAACAAACCAGAACTTTGTTGAATCGGAAGGATTATTATTCTAGACTCGTAAATATTGGTAGCACCACGTGTAAAATTAGTTATTTTCACACTAGTTATGAAATCCTCTTCAGATTTTGGCAACATTGACAAAACCTTCTTGGGAACCACCTTTTGTCCACTTGAGAAAATTTTTCTACCTCTTCTGTCTGTAAGTATTACTTCCAAAACATCATCATTCAAGCTCATGAAATTCTCAATGCTCGATTCAACAAAGCGCCTTTGATTTTCTATTTCAAGTCTAGAATCATCAAGACTCCTTTCAAGAAGAATCTCAAAAACATTACCTACCACTCTACTTAAGTTATTAACGCTTCTAACCTTCTCAGCAAGAAGTAGGTTATACTGATAATAGTAAGTTATCGTAAGCAAAACAAATGTTGATATAAAAAAAATCAAACTAAAACCCATTATCAACCTTAACCTTATACCAAATATAACATTTCTTACAATATCTTGTTTTTTCTTTGATATATTAAGTTTACCTAAAATCCTCTCTAAAAAATACATTCCTACTGAATTATCTTTGTCCAAAAAAGTTTTTTCAACAAAATACAATTAAAAAACCCCTACATTTGAGAAAGAAGTAAAAATAAGCAAAACACGATAACAAAAATTACAAACAATTCTATTAAAAATTCACTATCTGATTCTTGAACCTATCTAAGAAAACAACATTAGAATACCCAAAAGTAGATGAAAACACTACAAATCTTCACATTATCAAAAAACTTCTCCGGAAAAATTACCTTATTGATTGGCTCAATCAAAATGTTACAAAAAATTCGGATTTTGGAAAAAGTATATGGGTTTTATTTAGGATATGTATAAACATATTGAATAACCATTTATAATACAGCTATGGAAGTTATAAAAGACATAAGAAAAATACCTAAAATGGGAAATGTAGCTTTATCAATAGGAGTTTTTGATGGAGTACATATAGGCCATAGGAAGATACTAAACAGTATGAGGGAAAAATCAATATGTAAAAGTAACTCAAAAGAATGTAATATCTGCGTACTAACATTTCAGAACCATCCAGATTGGGTAAGAAATAAATCAATATCACCCAGACTTATATCACCAACTCATTACAAACTTGAAGTCTTCGAAAAAGAATACAATATTGATAAAACTATATTTATAAAATTTTCCCCCACATTACAAAAAATGGAACCAGAAGAATTTCTTGAGATAATACTATCAAAGGTCAATCATCTTGACATATTTGTAGGATACAACTTTAGATTCGGTTACCAAGCCAGAGGTGATACTGACTTTCTAATAAGGAACGCTTCAAAGTTTGGATACAGGCCTTTCATAGCAGATGAAATAACATATAACGGTCTTAAAGTCAGTAGCACAAACATAAGGAGATTGATAATAACAGGTGATATCGAAACCGCAAATC encodes the following:
- a CDS encoding HAMP domain-containing protein, which translates into the protein MYFLERILGKLNISKKKQDIVRNVIFGIRLRLIMGFSLIFFISTFVLLTITYYYQYNLLLAEKVRSVNNLSRVVGNVFEILLERSLDDSRLEIENQRRFVESSIENFMSLNDDVLEVILTDRRGRKIFSSGQKVVPKKVLSMLPKSEEDFITSVKITNFTRGATNIYESRIIILPIQQSSGLLISLNEDFDRILKKLYSQGSSEGERDRLYELLLNKYKDVLDEKKLSLSRDIDYLFLILYRYLYGKGNLVVPKNDQYLLSDKWLINEKKNIEKGIKEGNLTLVKKSYDSIFENLSKLRYYGEKSRFIGFNVVAFNITSASAEISNNLKFLVVIFLVVYLVSIIVIFFVSRVYVDNIKKLEKWGVEVSNGNLSAKVEIKSNDEIGRLADVFNYMLDEIISKYHLEKFVSKSTVSMIKDKKDKAISLGKVGRKNLAFLFSDIRGFTSFSEKNSPEYVVEVLNTYLDIQAKIVKKYKGDIDDFVGDQVMAHFGGDKRADTAIKVAIEIIKSIRELNSERKQKELPIFEVGIGVHIGDVVVGNVGSEFRMDFACVGDVVNTCSRLCSVANPMEIIASKDIVEASTKNFEYQKIPPINLKGKEQPYEVYRIIA
- a CDS encoding bifunctional riboflavin kinase/FAD synthetase, with protein sequence MEVIKDIRKIPKMGNVALSIGVFDGVHIGHRKILNSMREKSICKSNSKECNICVLTFQNHPDWVRNKSISPRLISPTHYKLEVFEKEYNIDKTIFIKFSPTLQKMEPEEFLEIILSKVNHLDIFVGYNFRFGYQARGDTDFLIRNASKFGYRPFIADEITYNGLKVSSTNIRRLIITGDIETANQLLQRRFFLESKVIKGKGLGKEIGFPTANIRSKVQVYPPSGVYATITEIDGKRYKSLTHVGESFVFGGNPADVETYIIDFDENIYNKKIRVYFDRFLGETKFVNSLDDLRKLIKGYVDYWKNEEVDLYDSRFREVVY